In Triticum urartu cultivar G1812 chromosome 6, Tu2.1, whole genome shotgun sequence, the following proteins share a genomic window:
- the LOC125513139 gene encoding uncharacterized protein LOC125513139: MASAPRFCAVAHFTADEAAPPETLHVMRLQRLRLRRAAAGCLDPIAEEEDSDADDAQVPAGSPSAHSSTGGRRRRAAVDLARCLR; this comes from the coding sequence ATGGCCTCCGCCCCGAGATTCTGCGCCGTCGCCCACTTCACCGCCGACGAGGCGGCCCCGCCTGAGACCCTCCACGTTATGCGCCTGCAGCGGCTGCGGCTCCGCCGCGCGGCCGCAGGCTGCCTGGACCCCATCGCCGAGGAGGAGGACTCCGACGCCGACGACGCCCAAGTCCCCGCCGGCTCGCCCAGCGCCCACAGCAGCACCGGCGGCAGGAGGAGGAGAGCGGCCGTCGACCTTGCCCGCTGCCTTCGGTAG